CAATTAGGGATAGATTAAATCTTTTATTGATAAAATCATATCGCTTAAACCACTTCGAATAATCATGACAGCAATGGCTGCAAGCATGAGGTTGGCTATTTTTGAAAAGGCTTGGGTTCCCGCCTTACCCAAAACTTTCATAATCGGTTGGGATGATAAAAAAACTAAAAAAGTAATAATTAAATTTACTGCGTAAGCTACAAGCGTAATAGGTGTTCCAACTGCATCAACTTGCACAATAAGCGCTGTTAAAGTTGCTGGACCTACAATTAAAGGCATACCTAAAGGAACAACACCTAAGGATTGTTCTGCCGGTCTTTGCCGGACTTTTTCAGCAAATAAAAGATCTGAAATGGATAAAATAAGTAAGATGAGTCCGCCTGCAACTTTAAAATCTGCAACAGAGATTCCCAAAAAATTAAAAATACCTTTGCCTAAAAAAATAAAAACCGTGCCCAAAACCGCAATGGTAATAATGGCTTCTATCAGAATAATTTTCTGATGTTTTTTTTCTAAACCATCAATCAAAGAAATATAAATGGGTAAGACACCAATAACATCCATTGCAACAAACAAGGGAACAAAAGCAGCCAAAAACAATGGAAAATATTCACTTAAACCAGCCATTTATCTCTCATACTTTTTTTTACAT
This DNA window, taken from Oligoflexia bacterium, encodes the following:
- a CDS encoding MarC family protein — its product is MAGLSEYFPLFLAAFVPLFVAMDVIGVLPIYISLIDGLEKKHQKIILIEAIITIAVLGTVFIFLGKGIFNFLGISVADFKVAGGLILLILSISDLLFAEKVRQRPAEQSLGVVPLGMPLIVGPATLTALIVQVDAVGTPITLVAYAVNLIITFLVFLSSQPIMKVLGKAGTQAFSKIANLMLAAIAVMIIRSGLSDMILSIKDLIYP